Part of the Benincasa hispida cultivar B227 chromosome 12, ASM972705v1, whole genome shotgun sequence genome is shown below.
CTTCTTCAATGGCACACTATTTGAGGAAGTGTATATGCAGCCACCACCTGGCGTACCTTTTCCACCAAACAAGGTATGTCTTCTTCACCGTGCATTATATGGGCTCAAGCAAGCTGCTCGTGCCTGGTTTGCAACCTTCAGCTCTACAATTACTCAGCTTGGATTTTCCTCCAGTACGCATGACTTTGCTCTGTTTacccaaaaaaaatttcatggACTTGTTCTTCTTCtgttatatgtggatgatatgatCATTACTGGTGATGATCCTCCAACTATTTCGGAACTCCGACGTTATCTAGGAGAACATTTTGAGTTGAAAGATCTAGGACCGCTCAGTTACTTCCTTGGTCTTCAAGTTTCATCATGCTTTGATGGATACTACATATCTCAAGCGAAGTATGCATCAGATCTGTTAGCTCGTTTAGGTATCACTGATTCTGCCACAACACCAACACTGTTGGATTCCAATATCCGTCTGACCTCTTTTGATAGTGTTCCCCTCCAAGATCCAACACTGTATAGACAACTGGTTGGGAgcattatatatttaatagtaACTCATCCAGACATAGCCTTCATATTGTCAGTCAGTTCATGTTCAATCCCTGCACAATCCACTTCACAACTGTCCTTCATATTCTGCGTTATGTTAAAGGTTTGCTAAGACATAGACTTCAATTCTCCTCTAAATCCTTTTTAGTTCTATCTGGATATTCTAACGCTGATTGGGCGGGTGATCCTACGGATAGACAGTTAACCACAGGTTACTGTATTTATTTGGGTGATTCTCTCATCTCTTGGCGGAGTAAGAAACAAACGGTTGTTTCTTGATCCAGCACTAATTCGAAGTATCGTGCACTTGCTTATGCAATCTCAGAGGTCTTATGGTTCCGCTGGCTCTTGGCTGACATGGGGGCTCCTCAAAATTCTGCCACTATTCTTCACTATGACAATCATAGTGCTATTCAGATAGCACATAATGATGTTTTTCATGAACGGACAAAGCACATAAAGACTGACTGTCATTTTGTCCGCCATCATCTTCAAAACTCTACTCTGCTCCTTCAGTCCATACCTACAACTGAGCAACCGGCCGAGTTCACTAGAGCCTTTTCCTCTGGACTCTTTCTTTAGCTACTGTGCAAACTCAAGTTGGTTTCTACCCTCCCAGCTTGAGTTTGAAGGGAGATGTTAAATTGTAAACTATTTTTGTTAAGATTTTCAAGTTGCAAAGTCAAGTTTTGTTAGATAGTTGAGCTTTGTTAGGGGGTTCTTGTTAGCTAAATTTAGTATTGTACcaagttatttatacctgtACAATTGATCAATTAGAAACATAGAAAATCATCCATTGAGATCTTAATTTTACACTATATTCATCCCCTAATTAGTatgttggaagcaaaagtcGTTTTGGAAGGTTTGCCTGTGATTGAGCGTGAGTGGGGTGAGTCCAATCTACCTGGAAGGTGGAATTTGATGCGCAGGATGTGATTAATCTCCTATCCAAAAACGAGTCATCGCTAGCTGAAATTCTGGTTCTCATTGagtatactatttttttttgttaaaaaccTTGTTAATATGTTTCATTTTTATCACATCTCTATAGAGGAGAACAAATTTTCATGCTTTAGAGCTTTAACATTCTCTCGATTGTTCTTTGatctaaaaagagggttttttttttttttcgagaaTATCCTCCCTTCATTCTTGATGAGGAGATGAGGAGGTAGTTGGTTTCATTGTTTTGTATCATTGTTTGCCTGAACAAACTATAAACACTTccctaaaaaaatagtttctgATAAATTACTTTGATATATTGGATTTTATTATCTTAAGTAAGCATTTGAATACTTTTCTAGCTAGGTACTTAATTAAGCGAAAAATATTTGGTTAAACGTGTAATTTTTTGGCGATGTATAGGTATTTTGAAGTTAGTCTCTATGTTTTAACACAATTTCAAATTGGTtccttatattttaatatttttcaattatacATTTCATGTTAGTGAATGTGGATTAAtacatctttaaaaaaaatgataacttCATACAATACAAAATTATGCCATCTAAAAAAATTCATGCCTCTGCCACCtttttagaaatttgaaaaaaaaaaaaaaaaaaagtgcacaTTTATTCAAGAAGGCCACAATTtaataatgttaaaaaatatttttttaaaaaaaaactaatttatatttattagatAAACATCGAAATCAATTGTAACGTGTCTTTCCGTCTTTTCATTGTAAAATTCTCAATAACGTTTGAaataacaaagaacaaaattgaaaaaatatccGAACATTGGAGACTAGAATATATCTTAATTTTATGTATATTATTTCCTGTCAGTTTTAAGAAgtgttttatattatttttaaatacaacattacaatttgaaaaaattatcactatgattttagaaaaactttcaaatttactgacatcaaaatcaatttgaacatgCACCACCACAggtataattatttatttttatcattgaagaataataaaaattaatacacATATAAATCACCATAACATATAGTATAGTAATTCAAGAGATGGTTATCAAACACATGAACAAAGAAGGGTTCTATTAAGAATAAACAAAAGAATATTTCACAAATCAATCCAATTacatttatagaaaatgaagtaaaatttcctttcccttttgttttagatttaaaggttttttttaaaaaaaatattaaaaatttgagtaatagaaaaagaaaaaagaaaaatccaaaacaaatatagagaaagaatGATATTGGCTGGTTGTCTCTCTATATTGTGTCTCCTCTTATCCTGTTAGGGTCAAACTTGTCTTTAGAAAAGTCAAAacgattcggttcggttttaGTTCAGTCCGGTTTGGTGGAGCCGACCCGAAAAACGTTCGTCTTCTCGCATTTTTAAATGAAGCTCACTTGGTCCGCCGACGGGCTCCGGACAACACGGCCGCTAGGGGATTTCTTCGGAGCCTTTGGCGATCCGCCGCAAACGATGGAGCATTCACAGCCGCAAATGTTGCTGAAACAGGAAAATAAGCCACCGCCGTCACTGTGACGGCGGTTGTGTTGTCGGGTTTCGCTCGTTGGAAGGCTAGATAACTCGCCGCGATCATAAACCGGAGGAAGCTCCGTCCGCCACCGTTCCAGCTTTGATTGTAGACCCTCGACGCTGTCGTTCAGGCTCAACCCACCAACAATCGAGCTCTCATTACCGTCATCGATTTTCTGTGTGGCCATTTGTGCCGCTACCTCCGACGGCGACGGACCGAGCTCCGATTCGGTTAAAAATGCGCCACCCAAAAACGATTTCCTCGGTGTTGTATAATTGAATTCGTTGTATTTCGTGTAAGATGATTTTCCTAACGGCGTAGATCTTCTCGGTGTCGCAAATTTATCGTGCATCGGAGTTGCTCTAGCAGTGCCGCCGCCGCTGGCGGCTAGCCTCTGTGGGGTTCTGAGTGGCGTAGCGTAGGGCATTTTATCGAACCTCGAATTGGGTGTTTCTTGACCCTGTTTACCTCTCGGCGAATCCGAAACGGGTTTATCATTGGAAGGCTTTTTCCATGGCGGAGAATCTAGGGATTTTTCGCTAGAATTGGGTTTTTGTGCTGCTTTTTCCTTCTTGTTCGTCGGTGGTTCAATTGGGTGAACTTCAGAGCCGCTTAAAATGCTGTATTGATCAATTTTATCCTTCTTCCCAGCAATTACAAGGTTCGATTTCCCATTCTTCCCATTTGTAACATTATAAGCTTCTTCAATCCCTGACCCACTAATCATCGAACTCGCCTTTCgagattttcctttttttttaatcacaaCGGACCCACTAATCATCGAACTGGCTTTGGatcttccctttttcttctgTTTCGAAACCTCCGACCCATTCACCATAGAACTCGCTTTCGATTTTGTTCCTCTTCCCATCATTTCCGACCCTCGAAGCTCTGATCCCATCATCGAACTCGTATCGCTCTTAGACCGTCGCATCTCCGGGCGAGTAACCACCGTGGGAGTTCCATGGCTATGATTGTTGTTATTACTATGATGATTAGCAAATGGATCCTCCTCCCCCATGAGATTCCGGTACCCAATCGCTGAGGTACTCAATTGAGAGTACAACGGCATACTCCTCATCGAGCTATGAAGCAGAGCAACCCCAATATTCAAAATCCCCTGCGGCCTACCCGACGGCCGCCGTACCTGTAAAGCCACAAATCGCATTCCAACTTGTGGTTGTTGACTAAATTGATGAAGCCGCGGCGGAGTAGGGATGAGATTCCCAACAAGAATCCTCACCGTCCCAACATGAATGTCTTTAAACCAATGCAGAGCATAGATCTCAATCATCACCGCCGACGTGTCGGAATGTAAGAACTCATCATCAACACGAAACACAAACTTGTCGTTCCAAGTTGGGTTATTATGACCATGAGTATCAACACGGGTAGAGAGTTTCCGGTCAGGATGAACCCAAGCAACGGCGTAAGTCCTCATAGAACGAGACACCGGAGCTAAATCCTGAGCAGAGATAACATTAAGCTCTAGAAGCTGAAAAGGGTTCAAAATAGACATGGTTTTTGAAAAGGGTTAGAGGGGAAGAAAGTTTAGAACAAGAAGGGAGAATGGTGGGACCGGCTGAAGAGCGCCGGCAAGGGAAAGGAGGGAGGAGGGGAAGGCATTTAAGGGAGAATGAAAAACagaggagaaagaagaagaagaagagggggCATTTGATTTTGTGATTTGCTGTGTGTCTTGTTGGACAAATTtttaaggaaagaaagaaaaaaaggaaggagAGGCGAAAGGAATGGAGGATTTGGTTTGTTTGATCGGTTAAGAGAagaagtttttatttttgagtaGAAATTTTCTCAATGGTGGTTTTTCATCCAAACAGAGGAGTGGTGGGAGACAGAGAATTAACTAAATTTGATTATGGGGTTGTTGCTTAAGCACGACGTGGCGTCTTTTGATTAGATGTGGGGTTGTATTTCTCAAATTTTCTAATATATTGGGACAGAGTGTCACTGAAGGGCTTCTATCTCCTCTTTGCTTCTAGAATTAtggttggttttttttaaaaaaaaaaatatatatatatatatatatattatatttttagtttgaCGGGGACTTGATGGAAATTTTAACCTTCTACTTCTGGTGGATAATATATGGGTTGTTCATGGGTtggattaaaatttaattattcgACTTCAATtcaaataacttttattaaaaaatgaactcaacccaactcaactatTAAATATTTGGGTATGGTTGGTTAGGGTTAATctggttatttatttaaaattttattctaaaaaaatgcaaaacataaatatgtaaaattctaatttaattatttttcatatattgaattaagattaacaactcaatttaaattagtatagtgaaaattttaagtacaaaaaatactttaaagagttattaaagaataaattattcaaaaaaatattgaaattgaataaaattaaaatcaatatacatatatatatatataataactgtgttacaaataataaaaaaaatattttaaagttaataataaattcgagtTGATTCTGATTGGTTttggttatattaggtgaactcatgaaccaactcaacacataaaattttcatttatttaaacccaacccaacctaaaccgcacgggttgggttgggttgatcggttttttcggatcatcaaatttttttaacatcCCCTAATTTTCATATTGATTTGAGACACTTTTTAGAATAAACTATTGTTTGAATTATAAATTTCTTTAATCTAAACATGGAGTATATAAGTTGGATtggattggttttttttttgttggacaTGACTAacatagcaaaaaaaaaaatatacaaattaatTGTTGGTGATTTATTCtaagaattaatttcaattaattctaaaatcttttttaaaattaatttcaaattttttattttttttttaagaaactggtcttacattttatttaaatagCTCTTAGCTTTGAAAAGAAAGATAAACAATTTTTGTCTTTTCTAGTACCAAGGTCGCGCCGTAATTGTTTTTAAGGCAGTGGTTCTTCCACGGCACAGCAACCTATATatttccacatacatgtttaagtttcataaaataaccttggatcttagtttatttggtTGATTTAATGCaatctaaacattaataaaatatatcttatattattagatatataatttgtttttacaaactacaagatacactcgatttaggacattaactcca
Proteins encoded:
- the LOC120092818 gene encoding uncharacterized protein LOC120092818, coding for MSILNPFQLLELNVISAQDLAPVSRSMRTYAVAWVHPDRKLSTRVDTHGHNNPTWNDKFVFRVDDEFLHSDTSAVMIEIYALHWFKDIHVGTVRILVGNLIPTPPRLHQFSQQPQVGMRFVALQVRRPSGRPQGILNIGVALLHSSMRSMPLYSQLSTSAIGYRNLMGEEDPFANHHSNNNNHSHGTPTVVTRPEMRRSKSDTSSMMGSELRGSEMMGRGTKSKASSMVNGSEVSKQKKKGRSKASSMISGSVVIKKKGKSRKASSMISGSGIEEAYNVTNGKNGKSNLVIAGKKDKIDQYSILSGSEVHPIEPPTNKKEKAAQKPNSSEKSLDSPPWKKPSNDKPVSDSPRGKQGQETPNSRFDKMPYATPLRTPQRLAASGGGTARATPMHDKFATPRRSTPLGKSSYTKYNEFNYTTPRKSFLGGAFLTESELGPSPSEVAAQMATQKIDDGNESSIVGGLSLNDSVEGLQSKLERWRTELPPVYDRGELSSLPTSETRQHNRRHSDGGGLFSCFSNICGCECSIVCGGSPKAPKKSPSGRVVRSPSADQVSFI